Within Nitrospirota bacterium, the genomic segment TACACCGTGCTCCTTTGAAAAGATCCGGAATCGCCGCTTCCACACTCGATTTTTCTCTCCCGGCAACCGGATGTCCCGGGACAAACTTAAAGCTACCAAGAATCGACTCGAGCTCTTCAATGACTTTCCCTTTCACGCTTCCCACATCCGTGACAATGGTTTCAGGTGAAAGAAACGGCAGCATTTTCTTGACCATTTCCCGGTAACTTCCAAGGGGGGTTGCCAAAACAACCAGATCGGCATCGGCGACGACCTTCTCAAGGTTTAAATCGTAGCTCTCGATCACCCCGAGGGAAACCGCCTTGCGGAGATTCGCTTCCTTTCTCCCATAACCGGCCACGGTTCCAACCAATCCCTTTTTTCGACAATCGATTGCGAGTGAACCTCCGATCAGCCCGACCCCCAGAAGGGCCATTTTTTTAAAGAAGACCTTTTTCATTCAGGTCTAAATAGTCCTTCCGACAGCGGGTGCAATTTTTCTCAGTTCATCCATCATCTGTTTAAATTTAACCGGCTTGAGCGATTCTTCTCCGTCCGACAGCGCATTTTCGGGATTCATGTGAACTTCAATCATCAATCCGTCAGCACCTACCGCCACAGCCGCTCTCGCCATGGGGGCCACATACTCCCAGTTTCCGGTCCCGTGCGAAGGGTCGACAATAATCGGAAGATGACTTAATTTCTTAATCACCGGGACAGCCGAGAGATCGAGCGTGTTTCGGGTCGAAGGCTCAAAGGTCCGGATCCCTCTTTCGCAGAGGATCACCTGATGATTTCCGCGGGACATGATATATTCTGCCGCCATCAAGAATTCCTTGATGGTCGCGGAGAGGCCTCTCTTGAGCAGAACCGGTTTCCGCGTTTTGCCCACCTCCTGGAGGAGTCTGAAATTTTGCATGTTCCGGGTCCCGACCTGAAGTATGTCCGAATATTTGGCCACCAGTCCCACTTCTGTGGTATCCATGACCTCGGTGACAATCAAAAGTCCGGTTTTCCGTTTCGCCTCGGCCAGGTACATCAATCCTTCCTCTCCCAGTCCCTGGAAGGTATAAGGTGACGTTCTCGGTTTAAATGCGCCTCCTCTTAAAATATGGACTCCCGCGTCTTTGACGGCCTGGGCAACGTGCATCAGTATTTCAACACTTTCAACAGCGCAGGGTCCTGCCATCACCTGAATATGTTTGTCACCGATCTTTACCCCGTTTTCGAATTCAATCACCGTATCCTCTTGCTTGAATTCGCGGCTCACCAGTTTGTAGGGAGAAAGAATCGGCATCACCTGCTCCACGCCTGGAAAAATAGAAAGCGGAAGGTTCGAAAGAAGACGGTCATCGCCGATGGCTCCGACAATCGTTCTCTCCTTTCCTCGGGAGACATGGGCACTTAATCCGTGTTCCTTGAGCTTCTCGGTGATATGATCGATTTCGGCCTGCGTCACGTTTGGTTTTAAGACAATAATCATCAGCGGATTCCCCTCACTTTAATTTCAGATATTGTTTGAGCTTCTTTTTAAATAATTGATTTTCCCTGGGCTTCCCGATAGTCACTCTCATCAGGTCT encodes:
- the aroF gene encoding 3-deoxy-7-phosphoheptulonate synthase, whose translation is MIIVLKPNVTQAEIDHITEKLKEHGLSAHVSRGKERTIVGAIGDDRLLSNLPLSIFPGVEQVMPILSPYKLVSREFKQEDTVIEFENGVKIGDKHIQVMAGPCAVESVEILMHVAQAVKDAGVHILRGGAFKPRTSPYTFQGLGEEGLMYLAEAKRKTGLLIVTEVMDTTEVGLVAKYSDILQVGTRNMQNFRLLQEVGKTRKPVLLKRGLSATIKEFLMAAEYIMSRGNHQVILCERGIRTFEPSTRNTLDLSAVPVIKKLSHLPIIVDPSHGTGNWEYVAPMARAAVAVGADGLMIEVHMNPENALSDGEESLKPVKFKQMMDELRKIAPAVGRTI
- a CDS encoding prephenate dehydrogenase/arogenate dehydrogenase family protein yields the protein MKKVFFKKMALLGVGLIGGSLAIDCRKKGLVGTVAGYGRKEANLRKAVSLGVIESYDLNLEKVVADADLVVLATPLGSYREMVKKMLPFLSPETIVTDVGSVKGKVIEELESILGSFKFVPGHPVAGREKSSVEAAIPDLFKGARCILTPTASTDPLALKKIKELWEETGAVVSILNSKEHDEILGMVSHLPHLVAYALVNTVLEASKGEPKLVSYSGGGFRDFTRIGASSPEMWKDIFIANREIVLDQIAKFEAVLGRLKKDIQENNGSGLLNEFEKSKKLKESLN